The DNA window TCCCATCTCCCAGCACTTCTGCGAGACCTGCAACCGGGTGCGCCTGACCGTCGACGGCACTCTCTATCTGTGTCTGGGCCAGGACAGCAGCTACCCGCTGTTGCCGCTGCTGCGCGAAGGGATCGGCGACGCGGAGCTGATCGAGCATCTGCGCCGCGCCATCGCGCTCAAGCCGGAGCGCCATGAGTTCAAGGAGCGCCCGGAGCAGATCATCCGCTTCATGTCGATGACCGGCGGCTGAGCGGGACACCGCCCTAGAAGGATTGCGCGTTGGCCTGGGCGGGATCCCGCTCCATCTCCATGGCGGTTCATCCGCTCCCAGAGGTTCTTGCGCGAACACCCGCAAAACCGATGTCGCCGCGCGGATCGGCGGGGAGGAATTCGCCCTGATCCTGCGTCACCTCCCCGAGCGACACCCAGAATCATCTGAGCTGGCTCCATGAACGGCTGCGCAAGCAGCACATCAAACTGGACTCCGAAACCCGTGTCCAGATCACCGTCAGCATCGGTTATTACGTGATCGCCAAGCGATCCGGAACCTCGGTCGACGAGCACCCGCGCACAACCCAGGACATTGTCAAGTGCGCCGACGACGCCCTCTACTTGATCAAGAACAATGGACGCAACGGGATCATGGCCTGGCACGAGCTTGCCGCGGACTATCCCGAGCAACGCCACACCCCGAACTTTGCCGAATCACCCGAGAATCCGCGACCGGCAGGCTGATATTGAAGCCGTTCATGGTTCGACAAAGATCTCCCGAGCGACCTGTATGGGCGAATTCATTCGCCCCCGCATCCCCCGCATCCGTGCACCCAAGTCGCGATTGAATTTGCCCCTACAGGGGTGAAGATCATCTGTCGAAAGCGGATAATAATCGTTATTATTACCTATCAGGGCGGCCACCCCATTCGATCTGGAGCCACTTGGCACACTGGAGCATACGAGGACGGAATAATGACGATACCTGACCGCGTTGAGTTGCATGCAGTGATCGATGTCGTGCTGACCACCCTGGACGCGCGCGATCCCTACACCTACGAACACTCCTTCCGGGTCGCGCTCTACTCGGAGATGATGGCGCGGGAGCTGCGGCTCTCCCCCGTGCTCCGGCAGCGGATCGAGGTCGCGGCCTATCTGCACGATATCGGCAAGATCGCCATCGCGGACCAGGTGCTCAACAAGGCCGGCCGGCTCAATCGCGACGAAATGATCGAGATTCAGCGCCACCCGCGCATCGGCTTCAACATCCTCAGCCGGCTGCCGACCTTCCACGAGGTCGCGACCATCGTGCTTCATCACCACGAACGGGTGGATGGCGACGGTTACCCGGAGCGGCTCGCCGGCGACGCGATCCCGCTGGAATCCAGGATTATTGGGATCGCCGACGCCTTCGATGCCATGACCTCGAGCCGGCCCTACCGTAAGGCGCTGGCCGCCGACGCGGCCCTCGCCGAGTTGAACCGACACGCCGGCGAGCAATTCGACTCGGAGATCGTCGCGATCTTCAGCCGCCTGCGCGACCCGCTTTGCGAGCACCTGAGCAATGGCCTGGATCCGGTCAATGGCGGCCACCATGCCTATGTCGGGCACGAAGACCTCATGCACTCGCGCATCGTGCAGAACGCGGGGTTCTTCGTGGAGGACGAGCGGCCGGTGCGTCGCGCCATCCCCTCGACACTCTTCGGACGCGACTGGACGCAAAACCTCTACAGCCGCTATCACGCCCTCCAGCACAACGCCAGCCGCAAGGGCGTGCCCTTTCACTGGAGCAGCTTCGCCGACTTCCTGACCGCCCTCGCCGTCGTCGCCCCGGGGGACTATCACCCGCGGACCTACCGCTTCGACTTCGATCTCAAGCGGATCGACGCACGCGGCAGACGGCTGGGTTATTGTCAGGACACCATGCGCTTCAAGCCCGCGACCACGAAGAGCAGTCGGACCAGCGTGCACAATAAGACGGCGCGCGCGCTCCCTGAGCGCGGCGAATCGAAAACCCGAGTCAAGCCCTTGAGCCAGTGACCGTCAGCCCTGCCTTGCATCCCGAGACCAAACAGGATGCCGATGCGGACACTCCGCCGATCACCCACTGAGGCTTGACGCCGCGGAAACTGTTTGTGGGAGCGCTGCCCCGGCGCGGCGAAGGTGCGCTCTCACACTCACCAAGCCCCTTCACTCGACCTCGATCGCTTTCTCCCTCTGGGCAGGACGCGCGCCCCGCAGCGCATGGACCAGCACGCCGAGGGTGGTGCCGTTGTGCAGCAGCGCGCTCGCCACGGGCGAAAGCCAGCCCAGGAGGGCGCCGGCCATGATGGCGGTGTTGATGCCAACCGTGGCGTTAAAGTTGGTGCGGATGATGCTCATGGTGCCGAGCGCGATCTCGCGGGCATCGGCGACAGCGATCAGCCGGTCGTCGGTCAGCACGATGTCGGCGCTCGCCCGCGCCA is part of the Thiocystis violascens DSM 198 genome and encodes:
- a CDS encoding HD-GYP domain-containing protein, coding for MTIPDRVELHAVIDVVLTTLDARDPYTYEHSFRVALYSEMMARELRLSPVLRQRIEVAAYLHDIGKIAIADQVLNKAGRLNRDEMIEIQRHPRIGFNILSRLPTFHEVATIVLHHHERVDGDGYPERLAGDAIPLESRIIGIADAFDAMTSSRPYRKALAADAALAELNRHAGEQFDSEIVAIFSRLRDPLCEHLSNGLDPVNGGHHAYVGHEDLMHSRIVQNAGFFVEDERPVRRAIPSTLFGRDWTQNLYSRYHALQHNASRKGVPFHWSSFADFLTALAVVAPGDYHPRTYRFDFDLKRIDARGRRLGYCQDTMRFKPATTKSSRTSVHNKTARALPERGESKTRVKPLSQ